The proteins below are encoded in one region of Segatella copri:
- a CDS encoding TIGR01212 family radical SAM protein (This family includes YhcC from E. coli K-12, an uncharacterized radical SAM protein.): MYYNDFGTWIRKQFPDFRVQKISIDAGFSCPNRDGRISSGGCTYCDNRTFNPSYCDRKKSITEQLEEGKAFFSRKYPDMKYLAYFQAYTNTYARVEQLRQMYEEALEVEDVVGIVIGTRPDCVSDELLDYLEELNHRTFVLVEYGIESANDETLKRINRGHDFACCRSAVERTHARGILTGGHIIIGLPGEDAEESLRQAPLISSLPLDILKIHQMQIIRGTRLAQEYAEHPFHVYTVEEYIDVIVKYIRLLRKDLVLERFVSQSPKELLVAPKWGLKNYEFTNLLNNRLKSLQ; encoded by the coding sequence ATGTATTACAACGATTTTGGAACATGGATCCGGAAGCAGTTTCCTGATTTCCGTGTTCAGAAGATTTCGATAGACGCGGGATTCTCCTGTCCTAACAGAGATGGGAGGATTTCGAGTGGCGGATGTACGTATTGCGACAACCGCACCTTCAATCCGAGCTATTGCGACCGGAAAAAGTCGATTACTGAACAGCTGGAGGAGGGAAAGGCTTTCTTCAGCAGGAAGTATCCTGATATGAAATATCTGGCTTATTTCCAGGCTTATACCAATACATACGCCAGGGTGGAGCAACTGAGGCAGATGTATGAAGAGGCTCTTGAGGTGGAAGATGTGGTGGGAATCGTTATCGGAACCCGTCCGGATTGTGTGAGCGATGAATTGCTCGATTATCTGGAAGAACTGAACCACCGAACCTTCGTGCTGGTGGAATACGGCATTGAGAGTGCCAATGATGAAACCTTGAAACGCATCAACCGCGGACATGATTTTGCCTGTTGCCGTAGTGCCGTAGAGCGTACTCATGCCAGGGGAATCCTTACGGGCGGCCACATCATCATCGGTTTGCCGGGAGAAGATGCGGAAGAAAGTCTGCGCCAGGCTCCTCTCATCTCTTCCTTGCCGCTTGATATTCTCAAGATTCACCAGATGCAGATTATCAGGGGCACCCGGCTGGCACAGGAATATGCTGAGCACCCCTTCCATGTTTACACGGTAGAGGAGTATATTGATGTCATCGTGAAATACATCCGTCTGCTCAGAAAGGATTTGGTGCTGGAGCGCTTCGTCAGTCAGTCGCCCAAAGAACTGCTGGTTGCTCCCAAATGGGGACTCAAGAACTATGAGTTTACCAATCTCCTGAATAACAGATTAAAGAGTTTACAATAA
- the mtaB gene encoding tRNA (N(6)-L-threonylcarbamoyladenosine(37)-C(2))-methylthiotransferase MtaB → MIDSSAFQGKKAAYYTLGCKLNFSETSTFGKMLEDMGVITAKKGEKADICLINTCSVTEVADHKCRQAIHRMVRNNPGAFVIVTGCYAQLESENVSKIEGVDLVLGANEKAHLIQYLSDAWAQKFAQENGLAAQTPQNVDAESSQNGDAETPQNGDAAALHQHYSVKTKEIKTFQPSCSRGNRTRYFLKVQDGCNYYCTYCTIPFARGNSRNPSIQSLVAQCEQAAAEGGKEIVITGVNIGDFGQTTHERFIDLVKAMDQVEGIKRYRISSLEPDLCDDDLIEYCAQSRAFMPHFHIPLQSGSDEVLKLMHRRYDKALFAHKVNLIKEKMPDAFIGVDVMVGCRGETPECFEECYEFLKSLPVTQLHVFPYSERPGTAALKIPYVVDEKEKKKRSKRLLELSDQKTQEFYAQYIGTEAEVLFEKAPRGKAMHGFTKNYIRVELSPALAKEEYDNQLIKVRLGDFNHDKTALKGELL, encoded by the coding sequence ATGATAGATTCAAGTGCCTTCCAAGGTAAAAAGGCAGCTTACTATACGTTAGGCTGCAAACTCAACTTCTCTGAAACTTCCACTTTTGGCAAAATGCTCGAAGATATGGGCGTCATTACTGCTAAAAAGGGGGAGAAAGCTGATATTTGTCTGATTAACACCTGCTCGGTAACAGAAGTTGCCGATCATAAATGCCGTCAGGCTATCCACCGGATGGTGAGAAACAATCCGGGTGCATTCGTTATCGTGACGGGCTGTTATGCGCAGCTCGAATCTGAGAATGTCAGCAAGATAGAGGGTGTAGACCTCGTGTTGGGTGCTAACGAGAAGGCGCACTTGATTCAATATCTCAGCGATGCATGGGCGCAGAAATTTGCTCAGGAAAACGGATTGGCTGCTCAGACTCCTCAGAATGTCGATGCAGAAAGTTCTCAGAACGGCGATGCAGAAACCCCTCAGAATGGCGATGCTGCGGCTCTTCATCAGCATTATAGCGTGAAGACGAAGGAAATCAAGACCTTCCAGCCTTCTTGCTCGCGTGGCAACCGTACCCGTTATTTCCTGAAGGTGCAGGACGGCTGCAATTATTATTGCACCTATTGCACCATTCCATTTGCCCGAGGCAATTCGCGCAACCCGAGCATCCAGTCGCTTGTGGCTCAATGTGAGCAGGCGGCTGCTGAAGGCGGTAAGGAAATCGTCATTACCGGTGTGAATATCGGCGATTTCGGTCAGACTACCCACGAGCGATTCATCGACCTTGTCAAGGCGATGGATCAGGTAGAAGGAATCAAGCGTTACCGCATCTCGAGTCTGGAGCCTGATCTCTGCGATGATGATCTCATAGAGTATTGTGCCCAGAGCCGTGCCTTTATGCCTCATTTCCACATTCCTCTGCAGAGCGGAAGCGATGAGGTGCTCAAGCTGATGCACCGCCGTTACGACAAGGCGCTCTTTGCTCACAAGGTGAATCTTATCAAGGAGAAGATGCCTGATGCGTTTATCGGTGTCGATGTGATGGTGGGCTGTCGCGGTGAAACTCCGGAGTGTTTTGAAGAATGCTATGAGTTCCTGAAGAGTCTGCCTGTTACCCAGCTTCACGTCTTCCCTTATTCTGAGCGTCCGGGCACGGCTGCCTTGAAGATTCCGTATGTGGTTGACGAGAAGGAGAAGAAGAAACGCTCTAAGCGACTGTTGGAGTTGAGCGATCAGAAGACGCAGGAATTCTATGCCCAATACATCGGTACTGAGGCTGAGGTTCTCTTCGAAAAGGCGCCAAGAGGCAAGGCAATGCATGGATTCACCAAGAACTATATCCGCGTAGAACTTTCGCCGGCTCTCGCCAAGGAAGAATACGACAACCAGCTTATCAAGGTTCGCCTGGGTGATTTCAATCACGATAAGACGGCGCTGAAGGGAGAGCTTCTTTAG
- a CDS encoding PG1828 family lipoprotein encodes MKKLVFMFVAIAAISFASCGNKTAQNTASADSDTAQVDTTAADTAAADTAAADSAK; translated from the coding sequence ATGAAGAAATTAGTTTTTATGTTCGTAGCTATCGCAGCTATCTCTTTCGCATCATGTGGTAACAAAACAGCTCAGAACACAGCTTCTGCTGATTCTGACACAGCTCAGGTAGATACAACTGCTGCTGACACTGCTGCTGCTGATACAGCTGCTGCTGATTCTGCTAAGTAA
- a CDS encoding MFS transporter, which yields MIQLKENQGIPRSILLMMAIVAGLTVANCYYNQPLLELIRHDLDITEQKANLITVITQIGYALGLFFLIPLGDMLSRKKLILVNMTIAALMAIVMATAQNVWMLWGASLLIGACSVIPQFFIPIAGQFSEPKNKSRNMGIVLSGLLTGILASRVISGYIGEWLGWREMFIIAAFVMVVCMGIMLLMMPEMKRNYVGTYRGLMTTIAEIFFFHSSIRIYSTRAAFGFGSMMAIWSCLAFHLAQPPFSAGSDMVGMLGLCGIMGAVAASGVGKLVPRFGIRKFNLFGAGMQIIAWAIALLFGDTYAGLIAAIILVDIGLQCQQLSNQSGCLQEVPQASNRANTIFMTSYFIGGSLGTFCAGYIWTQADWLGVCIVGIAFAMISLLITLNCKK from the coding sequence ATGATACAGCTAAAAGAAAATCAGGGCATTCCCCGCAGCATTCTTCTGATGATGGCTATCGTCGCAGGACTCACCGTAGCCAACTGCTACTACAATCAGCCGCTTCTCGAACTCATCCGCCACGACCTGGATATTACCGAGCAGAAGGCTAACCTCATCACCGTCATTACCCAGATAGGTTATGCGCTGGGCTTATTCTTCCTCATTCCCTTGGGCGACATGCTTTCGCGCAAGAAACTCATCCTTGTCAATATGACCATTGCTGCATTGATGGCAATTGTGATGGCTACAGCGCAAAACGTATGGATGCTCTGGGGAGCTTCACTGCTGATTGGCGCCTGTTCGGTGATTCCGCAGTTCTTCATTCCGATAGCCGGACAGTTTTCGGAACCCAAGAACAAGAGCAGGAATATGGGCATTGTACTCTCCGGACTGCTGACGGGCATTCTCGCCTCACGAGTAATCAGCGGTTACATCGGCGAATGGCTGGGATGGCGGGAGATGTTTATCATAGCTGCTTTCGTGATGGTGGTTTGCATGGGAATCATGCTGCTGATGATGCCTGAAATGAAGCGCAACTATGTAGGAACCTACAGAGGGCTGATGACCACGATAGCAGAAATTTTCTTTTTCCATTCTTCTATCCGCATCTATTCCACCCGTGCAGCCTTCGGGTTCGGCAGTATGATGGCAATATGGTCTTGTCTGGCGTTCCATCTGGCGCAGCCACCTTTCAGCGCAGGAAGTGATATGGTAGGAATGCTCGGACTTTGCGGAATCATGGGAGCCGTTGCTGCCAGTGGTGTGGGAAAACTGGTTCCTAGGTTCGGCATTCGAAAATTCAATCTGTTCGGAGCAGGAATGCAGATTATCGCCTGGGCAATAGCCTTGCTTTTCGGCGACACTTACGCCGGACTCATCGCAGCCATCATCCTGGTTGACATCGGTCTGCAATGTCAGCAGCTCAGCAATCAGAGTGGTTGTCTGCAGGAGGTTCCGCAGGCTTCCAACCGCGCCAACACCATCTTCATGACCAGCTATTTCATCGGTGGTTCGCTAGGCACTTTCTGTGCCGGTTACATCTGGACGCAAGCCGACTGGCTCGGTGTCTGCATCGTAGGAATCGCCTTCGCCATGATTTCCCTGCTTATCACGCTAAACTGCAAGAAATAA
- a CDS encoding S9 family peptidase yields MNKLILKTTKSGLLAAALMASISASAETIEVKTLKYAGPYAVAQPWMADSVNIKGEAFDLKQLLDSPLSFTLLNKGKEVSAAQLLADKQQDALHLASFCVSNTQRTKATIAVEGLEQYRLFVDGEQVAVNGDKAETILTPSQHTVVIKYLTRKNASSDKKSIKLTVTAANGAPLSVGDAAAKRAYNIYDVICAPNYPSVSISPNGKFIVVRKTWVDRKGNNHSISELRNAQTNRVMATFEESVKWMPASNKLYFTQKASDSSIAGEEKQDGTLQLITINPLTMEREVLASHLPEGWFQFTPDEKTLIYTLTTEGRKKDPQVYDVKEPEDRQPGWRERSNLAKYDLASGILQPLTFGYHNIYLMDISADSRYLLIGKGEERLTKRPTTLTSFYRLDLGSMNASSATTPKVETLIEKGEFLNSAQFSPDGKSILVSASPEAFNGIGKNVEEGQTPSMIDTQLYLMTLSDKKVRPLTKDFNPNVQSVDWSKADGNIYFTAEDKDCVHLFQLNPKSGKFTLLKTPEEYIKSFSLASSAAEMAFSGQSASNADRLYKMNTKALKSQLVDDLSARELKNVELGECKAWNFVNSRGDTLCCRYYLPPHFDAAKKYPMIVNYYGGCSPTSRMFQSRYPHHVYAAMGYVVLVVNPSGATGFGQKFSARHVDTAGEGVAEDIISSTQAFCDEHAFVNRKKIGCIGASYGGFMTQYLQTKTDLFAAAISHAGISDHTSYWGEGYWGYSYSEVSMANEYPWTNKHLFVDQSPLYNADKIHTPLLFVHGTADNNVPVGESIQLYTALKLLGRPTAMVLVDGQDHHIIDYEKRLKWQNTIFAWFAKWLQDDASWWTEMYGDEKM; encoded by the coding sequence ATGAATAAACTGATTCTGAAAACAACAAAAAGTGGACTGCTGGCAGCTGCCCTGATGGCTTCAATCTCTGCCAGTGCCGAAACCATAGAGGTGAAAACGCTGAAATATGCAGGCCCCTATGCCGTAGCACAGCCTTGGATGGCTGACAGTGTGAACATCAAGGGCGAAGCGTTCGACCTTAAGCAGCTGCTCGATTCGCCATTGTCTTTCACCTTATTAAATAAGGGCAAGGAGGTGAGTGCAGCCCAACTCCTTGCCGACAAGCAGCAGGATGCGCTCCATCTGGCTTCTTTCTGCGTTTCTAACACCCAGCGCACCAAAGCAACCATCGCGGTAGAAGGATTGGAGCAATACCGCCTGTTTGTAGACGGCGAACAGGTAGCGGTGAACGGCGATAAGGCTGAAACCATCCTGACTCCTTCGCAGCATACGGTTGTCATCAAATATCTTACCCGGAAGAATGCATCTTCTGATAAGAAATCTATCAAGTTGACCGTAACCGCAGCCAACGGCGCTCCGCTTTCTGTAGGCGATGCGGCAGCCAAGCGCGCCTATAACATCTATGATGTGATTTGTGCGCCCAACTATCCGAGTGTTTCTATCTCACCAAATGGAAAATTTATCGTAGTTCGGAAAACCTGGGTAGATAGAAAAGGTAATAACCATAGCATTAGTGAATTGCGCAACGCTCAGACTAACAGAGTGATGGCTACATTTGAGGAGAGCGTAAAATGGATGCCTGCAAGCAATAAACTGTATTTCACCCAGAAGGCGAGCGACAGCAGTATTGCCGGAGAAGAAAAGCAGGATGGCACATTGCAGCTCATCACCATCAATCCGCTGACGATGGAGCGCGAAGTGCTGGCAAGCCATCTTCCAGAAGGCTGGTTCCAGTTTACACCCGATGAAAAAACGCTCATCTATACGCTCACTACTGAAGGCAGAAAAAAGGATCCGCAAGTTTATGATGTAAAAGAACCGGAAGACAGACAGCCTGGTTGGCGCGAGCGCAGCAATCTCGCCAAATATGATCTTGCATCGGGCATTCTCCAGCCGCTTACCTTCGGTTACCACAACATCTATCTGATGGATATTTCTGCCGATTCGCGTTATCTGCTCATAGGCAAGGGAGAGGAGCGACTTACCAAGCGTCCTACAACCCTGACATCATTCTACCGCCTGGATTTGGGCAGTATGAATGCATCTTCAGCCACAACGCCAAAGGTAGAAACCCTGATAGAAAAGGGCGAATTTCTGAACAGCGCCCAGTTCTCACCTGATGGCAAGAGCATTCTCGTCAGTGCTTCGCCAGAAGCTTTCAACGGCATTGGAAAGAATGTGGAAGAAGGACAGACACCTAGCATGATCGACACCCAGCTCTATCTGATGACCTTGTCGGATAAGAAGGTTCGTCCGCTGACCAAGGATTTCAATCCGAACGTGCAGAGTGTGGATTGGAGTAAGGCAGATGGAAACATCTATTTTACAGCTGAAGATAAAGACTGCGTGCATCTCTTCCAGCTCAATCCGAAATCGGGCAAGTTTACGCTTCTCAAGACTCCTGAAGAGTACATCAAGAGTTTCTCGCTTGCATCTTCTGCAGCAGAAATGGCTTTCTCCGGTCAGAGTGCATCCAATGCTGACCGACTCTATAAGATGAATACGAAGGCGCTGAAATCGCAATTGGTTGACGATTTGAGTGCGCGCGAACTGAAGAATGTTGAACTGGGCGAATGCAAGGCTTGGAATTTCGTGAACTCTCGTGGCGACACCCTTTGCTGCCGTTACTATCTGCCACCTCATTTTGATGCTGCCAAGAAGTATCCGATGATAGTGAATTATTATGGCGGTTGCAGTCCTACGAGCCGCATGTTCCAGAGCCGTTATCCTCATCATGTTTATGCAGCGATGGGCTATGTAGTGCTGGTTGTGAATCCTAGTGGAGCCACCGGATTCGGTCAGAAATTCTCTGCCCGCCATGTAGATACGGCAGGCGAGGGAGTGGCTGAAGACATCATCTCCAGCACCCAGGCTTTCTGCGATGAGCATGCTTTCGTAAACCGCAAGAAGATTGGCTGCATCGGCGCAAGCTACGGCGGATTCATGACTCAGTATCTTCAGACCAAGACCGACCTCTTTGCTGCTGCCATCTCGCATGCAGGCATCAGCGACCACACCAGCTATTGGGGTGAGGGCTATTGGGGCTACAGCTACAGCGAAGTTTCTATGGCGAACGAATATCCTTGGACCAACAAGCATCTCTTTGTAGATCAGAGTCCGCTCTATAATGCCGACAAGATTCATACTCCGCTGCTGTTTGTTCACGGCACGGCAGATAATAATGTGCCTGTGGGCGAGAGTATCCAGCTCTATACAGCGCTGAAACTCCTTGGCCGTCCTACGGCGATGGTTCTGGTAGATGGTCAGGATCATCACATCATCGACTACGAGAAGCGACTGAAATGGCAGAACACCATCTTTGCCTGGTTTGCTAAGTGGTTGCAGGATGATGCTTCCTGGTGGACGGAAATGTACGGAGATGAAAAGATGTAG
- a CDS encoding PLP-dependent aspartate aminotransferase family protein — protein MKKQTQAIHLEYERRDAYDSLSVPVYNTLAYEFDNAAVMAEAFTDKIKAPDYSRVENPTVTNLERRVAALTDAAHATAFNSGMAAISNTLMALAAQGKNIVTSKHLFGNTYALLVATLRRFGVKVRLRDLTNIEAVREAIDDDTCCVFLEILTNPQLEVADLKAISEVAHEKNVPLVVDSTVIPFTQFSAKSLGVDIEVVSSSKYVSGGATSLGGLVIDYGTPYNGDFAKRLYGEMLFNFGAYMTPQVAYMQTIGLETLDARYRVQSSNALELAKKLRSLPQIKYVNYVGLEDNPYHELAQRQFGKTAGAMICIDLESKEACFSFLNNLKLIHRATNLFDNRSLAIHPASTIFGAFSDNMRKSMDVKDTTIRLSIGLEDVDDLFEDIKQAVNSL, from the coding sequence ATGAAGAAACAGACTCAAGCTATTCATTTGGAATATGAGCGCCGCGATGCATACGACTCGCTGAGCGTGCCAGTATATAACACCCTTGCCTACGAATTCGACAATGCTGCCGTCATGGCTGAAGCATTCACCGACAAGATCAAGGCTCCAGATTATTCGCGCGTAGAGAACCCTACGGTGACCAACCTGGAGCGCCGTGTGGCAGCCCTTACCGATGCTGCTCATGCCACCGCCTTCAACTCAGGAATGGCGGCCATCAGCAACACCCTCATGGCGCTGGCAGCACAAGGCAAAAATATTGTTACATCCAAGCATCTCTTCGGCAATACTTATGCCCTGCTCGTAGCCACTCTGCGCCGTTTTGGTGTAAAGGTGCGTTTGCGCGATTTAACCAATATCGAAGCCGTACGCGAAGCCATTGATGATGACACCTGCTGCGTCTTCCTCGAAATCCTGACCAACCCACAGCTGGAGGTTGCCGATCTGAAAGCCATTTCTGAAGTGGCACATGAAAAAAATGTACCTTTGGTGGTGGATTCTACCGTGATTCCTTTCACACAATTCTCGGCTAAGAGTCTGGGAGTAGATATTGAGGTAGTTTCCAGCTCTAAATATGTAAGCGGCGGTGCTACTTCGCTCGGCGGTCTGGTTATCGACTACGGTACTCCTTACAACGGCGATTTCGCCAAGCGTCTTTATGGAGAAATGCTCTTCAATTTCGGTGCCTATATGACCCCACAGGTGGCTTATATGCAAACCATCGGACTTGAAACGCTCGATGCTCGCTATCGTGTGCAGAGCAGCAATGCCTTGGAACTTGCCAAGAAGCTGCGCTCTCTGCCTCAGATAAAATATGTAAACTATGTTGGTCTGGAGGATAATCCTTATCACGAGTTGGCGCAGCGCCAGTTTGGAAAAACTGCGGGAGCCATGATCTGCATCGACCTGGAGAGCAAGGAAGCCTGCTTCAGTTTTCTGAACAATCTGAAGCTCATCCATCGCGCCACCAACCTCTTCGACAACCGTTCGCTCGCCATTCATCCGGCAAGCACCATCTTCGGAGCTTTCTCTGATAACATGCGCAAGTCGATGGACGTGAAAGACACCACAATCCGATTGAGCATCGGCTTGGAAGATGTGGATGATCTCTTCGAAGACATCAAGCAGGCGGTTAATAGTTTATAA
- a CDS encoding MalY/PatB family protein — translation MYNFDKVIDRSGSDDLKHGALLPRWGRDDLLPLWVADMDFETPSFITDALKARLEHSLFGYTMEPEDYRPSIIDWVRDHHQWDVKREWIRFIPGIVKGIGLVVNVFTQPDEKVIIQPPVYHPFRLTPEGNGREVVFNPLKMREDGYYEMDFENLEKVCDEKCKILILCNPHNPGGITWSKETLQQLADFCYEHHLLVISDEIHADMALFGHKHIPFASVSDKARNISITFQAPSKTFNIAGIVSSYAIIPNEDIRNRFYKWLSANELDEPTLFAPIATIAAFRKGEEWRKAMLAYIEDNIRFVEDYCREHIPGIRPLRPQASFLVWLNCRDLHLSHDALLDLFIDKAHLALNDGEMFGPGGEGFMRLNVAAPRSVIKQALQQLEEAVSQL, via the coding sequence ATGTACAATTTCGATAAAGTCATAGACCGTTCGGGCAGCGACGACCTGAAGCATGGCGCCCTGTTGCCTCGTTGGGGACGAGATGATCTGCTGCCACTTTGGGTAGCTGATATGGATTTCGAGACCCCATCTTTCATTACAGATGCCCTCAAGGCACGTCTGGAACACTCTCTTTTCGGTTACACGATGGAGCCGGAAGATTACCGTCCTAGCATCATCGACTGGGTTCGCGACCACCACCAGTGGGATGTGAAGCGAGAGTGGATAAGATTCATTCCTGGTATTGTTAAAGGCATCGGACTCGTGGTGAATGTCTTCACCCAGCCTGACGAAAAAGTCATCATCCAGCCTCCCGTTTATCACCCATTCCGCCTCACCCCAGAGGGTAATGGCAGAGAGGTGGTCTTCAATCCGCTGAAGATGAGGGAAGACGGATATTACGAGATGGATTTCGAAAACCTCGAGAAGGTTTGCGATGAGAAATGCAAGATTCTCATTCTCTGCAATCCCCATAATCCGGGCGGTATTACCTGGAGCAAGGAAACCCTGCAGCAGCTTGCCGACTTCTGCTATGAGCACCATCTGCTCGTTATCAGCGATGAGATTCACGCGGATATGGCGCTCTTCGGCCACAAGCACATCCCGTTTGCTTCGGTTTCAGACAAGGCACGCAACATCAGCATCACCTTCCAGGCTCCTTCCAAGACCTTCAATATAGCTGGAATTGTGAGCAGCTACGCCATTATTCCAAACGAAGATATTCGGAATAGATTTTACAAATGGTTAAGCGCTAACGAGTTGGATGAGCCAACCCTCTTTGCTCCTATCGCCACTATCGCAGCCTTCCGCAAGGGAGAAGAATGGCGCAAGGCGATGCTTGCCTATATTGAGGACAATATCCGGTTTGTAGAAGATTACTGCCGTGAACATATTCCGGGCATTCGCCCTTTGCGTCCACAGGCTTCCTTCCTCGTATGGCTCAACTGCCGTGATCTGCATCTTTCTCACGATGCACTTCTCGACCTATTCATCGACAAGGCGCATCTGGCATTGAATGATGGAGAGATGTTCGGTCCTGGCGGAGAAGGATTCATGCGATTGAATGTAGCTGCACCAAGAAGTGTTATCAAACAGGCTTTGCAGCAGCTGGAAGAGGCTGTGAGCCAACTCTAG
- a CDS encoding helix-turn-helix domain-containing protein: protein MEMNEESILAWNIIEKTNANLFLTGKAGTGKTTFLKRLKELSPKRMIVLAPTGIAAINAGGMTIHSFFQLPFSPYVPGTTFGSGEQKRYQFSKLKRNIIRSIDLLVIDEISMVRSDLLDAVDSVLRQYRKRHDLPFGGVQLLMIGDLQQLAPVVTPQEEHLLGQHYDTPFFFSSNALKQVGYLTIELKKVYRQQDEQFISLLNQIRENKASEATLQALNQRYIPNFVPPKEGNYIRLTTHNAPAQYINEQQLAALPAQSFSFTADIEGDFPETSYPADFKLTLKPGAQVMFIKNDPQHRFYNGMIGEVIGVRTDEDGSKITVRSKDSGEEFDLEKMEWTNAKYTLNEKTKEIEETVEGKFMQYPLRLAWAITIHKSQGLTFEHAIIDASHSFTHGQTYVALSRCKTLEGMVLSQPLSRGAIISSQTVDAFTSQLAAPSQEQISSLELQYIIYCISELFDFYSIRASYEHLMRCLVEFFNGKYPRVVSEYQKLQVVLKSLIAVSDKFRVQYTGMLARNPYVRQAELQDRIHKGAMYFLDKIGILSDLIRKSNLDTDNKVARKKFEDRFSVFSEDVKLKERLLKYECSAEFTVTDYLKKKAQFLLLDADASSDSGSGRKSRRQKKPNEPKVPKVPKVASKEVSYDFYMQGMTVDQIAAKRGYTKGTIIGHLTPYVKEGKIGLRALISSAHEKKIRDFMKAHPELEHFSEIKEALGAGIDYYEIKLVHDLMEGE from the coding sequence ATGGAAATGAACGAAGAATCCATCCTGGCATGGAATATCATAGAAAAGACAAATGCCAACCTCTTCCTTACCGGAAAGGCGGGCACAGGTAAGACGACCTTCCTCAAGCGATTGAAAGAACTGTCGCCCAAACGAATGATTGTGCTTGCTCCTACGGGCATTGCAGCCATCAACGCCGGAGGAATGACCATCCATTCGTTCTTCCAGCTTCCCTTCTCGCCATACGTGCCGGGCACGACCTTTGGCAGCGGCGAACAGAAACGCTATCAGTTCAGCAAGCTCAAGCGCAATATCATCCGCAGCATCGACCTGCTCGTTATCGACGAAATCAGTATGGTGCGCAGCGATCTGCTCGATGCTGTAGATTCTGTGCTTCGCCAGTATCGCAAGCGCCACGATTTGCCTTTCGGTGGTGTGCAACTCCTGATGATAGGCGATTTGCAGCAGCTGGCACCCGTGGTTACGCCACAGGAAGAGCATCTGCTGGGGCAGCATTATGATACTCCTTTCTTCTTCAGCAGCAACGCTCTGAAGCAGGTGGGTTATCTCACCATCGAACTTAAAAAGGTGTACAGGCAGCAGGATGAACAGTTTATCTCGCTGCTCAACCAGATTAGGGAGAACAAGGCTTCTGAAGCTACGCTGCAGGCTCTGAATCAGCGCTATATTCCAAATTTTGTACCACCTAAGGAGGGCAATTATATCAGGCTTACCACCCATAATGCACCTGCCCAGTATATCAACGAACAGCAGCTTGCTGCCTTGCCTGCGCAGTCATTTTCTTTTACAGCAGATATAGAGGGCGATTTCCCTGAAACATCTTATCCGGCCGATTTCAAGCTCACATTGAAGCCGGGAGCACAGGTGATGTTCATCAAGAACGACCCGCAGCACCGTTTTTATAATGGTATGATAGGCGAGGTGATAGGGGTTAGGACCGATGAAGACGGCAGCAAGATTACCGTTCGCAGTAAGGATTCGGGCGAGGAGTTTGACCTGGAGAAAATGGAGTGGACCAATGCGAAATATACGCTGAACGAGAAAACCAAGGAGATAGAGGAGACGGTGGAAGGAAAATTCATGCAGTATCCTCTGCGTCTGGCGTGGGCGATAACTATCCACAAGAGTCAGGGACTTACTTTCGAACATGCCATCATCGATGCTTCTCATTCTTTTACCCATGGTCAGACCTATGTGGCACTGAGCCGCTGCAAGACTTTGGAGGGAATGGTGCTCAGTCAACCGCTTTCTCGCGGAGCCATTATCAGCAGTCAGACGGTGGATGCATTCACCAGCCAGCTTGCTGCGCCTAGTCAGGAGCAAATCAGCAGCCTGGAGTTGCAATACATCATTTATTGCATCAGCGAACTCTTCGATTTTTATTCCATCAGAGCCAGCTATGAGCATCTGATGCGCTGCCTGGTAGAGTTCTTTAATGGTAAATATCCGCGCGTGGTAAGCGAGTATCAGAAGCTGCAGGTGGTGCTGAAGAGTCTGATAGCCGTATCGGATAAATTCCGTGTGCAGTATACGGGTATGCTTGCCCGAAATCCTTATGTAAGACAGGCTGAGCTGCAAGATCGTATTCATAAGGGAGCTATGTATTTTCTTGACAAAATCGGCATTCTGAGTGATTTAATCAGAAAGTCGAATCTTGATACAGACAACAAGGTGGCTAGGAAAAAGTTTGAAGACCGCTTCTCTGTTTTCTCAGAGGATGTAAAATTAAAAGAACGGCTTTTGAAGTATGAATGTAGTGCAGAATTCACGGTAACAGATTATCTGAAAAAGAAGGCGCAGTTCTTGCTGTTGGATGCAGATGCCTCATCAGATAGCGGTTCGGGCAGAAAGTCAAGGAGACAGAAAAAACCGAATGAACCGAAGGTGCCGAAGGTGCCGAAAGTCGCTTCGAAGGAGGTAAGTTATGATTTCTATATGCAGGGAATGACGGTAGATCAGATTGCTGCTAAGCGGGGTTATACCAAAGGTACCATTATTGGTCATCTTACTCCTTATGTGAAAGAAGGAAAGATTGGACTGCGGGCGCTGATTTCAAGTGCCCATGAAAAGAAAATCCGTGATTTCATGAAGGCTCATCCTGAATTGGAGCATTTTAGCGAAATAAAGGAAGCTCTGGGAGCTGGTATTGATTATTACGAAATCAAACTGGTTCATGATTTGATGGAGGGGGAATAA